One Rosa chinensis cultivar Old Blush chromosome 5, RchiOBHm-V2, whole genome shotgun sequence genomic region harbors:
- the LOC112167235 gene encoding aspartic proteinase 36: protein MDFPAGIVIAGAILMSAAVVLCSFPSTLVLERAFPADHRVPLSQLRARDRVRHGRMLQSSNGVADFPVEGTFDPFRVGLYYTKLQLGSPPRDYYVQIDTGSDVLWVSCGSCNGCPETSGLPIQLNSFDPGRSSTSQFISCTDRRCSLGVQSSDSACSTQNNQCSYTFQYGDGSGTSGYYVSDLLHLQTILEGSMTQNSSASIVFGCSTLQTGDLTKSDRAVDGIFGFGQQGMSVISQLASQGVAPNVFSHCLRGDANGGGILVIGEIVEPNIVYSPLVPSQPHYNLNLQSISVNGQALPIDPTVFATSSNRGTIVDSGTTLAYLAAEAYDPFINAITTTVSQSVRPVVSNGNQCYLITTSMNDIFPQVALNFAGGASMILRPQDYLIQQSSVGGAARWCIGLQKIQGSGITILGDLVLKDRIFVYDLGGQRIGWANYDCSLSVNVSATSRTGKSEYVNAGQLSDSTSLHSSRYQLIPLLLILYMLGNFLFL from the exons ATGGACTTTCCGGCCGGAATTGTGATCGCCGGAGCAATTCTGATGTCGGCGGCGGTGGTGCTGTGTAGCTTTCCGTCGACGCTGGTGCTGGAGAGGGCTTTTCCGGCCGACCACCGAGTGCCGCTGAGTCAACTCAGAGCTCGTGACAGAGTCCGGCATGGCCGAATGCTGCAGTCCTCAAACGGCGTCGCTGATTTCCCCGTCGAGGGAACCTTCGATCCGTTCCGGGTCGG GCTTTATTATACTAAACTGCAACTGGGATCTCCTCCAAGAGACTATTATGTGCAAATTGATACCGGAAGTGATGTTCTGTGGGTCAGTTGCGGTTCTTGCAATGGTTGTCCCGAAACGAGTGGACTCCCG ATTCAGCTCAATTCCTTTGATCCTGGACGCTCATCAACGTCACAGTTCATTTCTTGTACGGATCGAAGATGCAGTCTCGGGGTTCAGTCCTCAGATTCTGCTTGTTCCACTCAGAATAACCAGTGTTCATACACATTTCAGTATGGAGATGGCAGTGGGACATCAGGCTATTATGTTTCGGACTTGTTGCACCTTCAGACCATTCTCGAGGGTTCTATGACCCAAAATTCTTCAGCTTCCATAGTCTTTGG GTGTAGTACCTTGCAGACTGGAGACTTGACAAAGTCGGATAGAGCAGTTGATGGGATCTTTGGGTTTGGCCAGCAGGGTATGTCTGTCATCTCTCAATTGGCTTCACAAGGAGTTGCACCAAATGTCTTCTCCCACTGCTTGAGGGGAGATGCTAATGGTGGAGGTATATTAGTTATCGGCGAGATTGTGGAGCCAAATATAGTCTACAGCCCACTTGTTCCATCACA GCCTCATTATAACTTGAATCTTCAGAGCATTTCTGTCAACGGACAAGCACTGCCCATTGATCCAACAGTGTTTGCAACATCAAGCAACCGAGGAACAATAGTTGATTCTGGTACAACTTTGGCATACCTTGCAGCAGAAGCTTATGATCCTTTTATAAATGCC ATTACTACTACTGTTTCACAATCAGTGCGCCCCGTTGTTTCCAATGGAAACCAGTGTTATTTAATCACCACCAG TATGAATGATATATTTCCTCAAGTGGCTTTAAACTTTGCTGGTGGTGCATCTATGATTCTGAGACCTCAGGATTACCTTATACAGCAGAGTTCTGTT GGTGGTGCTGCAAGGTGGTGCATTGGCTTACAGAAAATTCAAGGTTCAGGAATCACGATTTTAGGAG ACCTTGTCCTAAAAGACAGAATCTTTGTTTATGATTTGGGTGGTCAACGAATCGGCTGGGCTAACTATGACT GTTCATTGTCAGTTAATGTCTCTGCAACTAGTAGAACCGGAAAAAGTGAATATGTCAACGCAGGACAACTAAGCGACAGTACTTCTCTACATAGTAGTCGTTACCAGCTTATACCTCTTTTGCTGATCTTATACATGCTAGGAAACTTCCTGTTTTTGTAG
- the LOC112165864 gene encoding protein argonaute 5 has protein sequence MSGRGGRGRHYSGARSNPSRGGGAGTQTPAYSPPAASSSSAPPVASLSSEMEQKLTLETTTDVAVVPPASSKAVSFPQRPNFGTVGKKIQVRANHFLVQVADRDVHHYNVTITPEVASKKIHREVINQLVCLYSETHLGKRIPAYDGMKSLYTAGPLPFSSQEFVVKLLPNDGRAAAAGSSTSSKRKDREFKVALTLANKPDLYQLQQFLCSQRVETPQEAIQVLDIVLRATPSEKYTVVGRSFFSTELGPKGSLGEGLEYWRGFYQSLRPTQLGLSLNIDVSARSFFEPILVTEFLAKHFYHTDRSKHLPDRDCIKVKKTLKRVKVEVRLRDWTKNEEVKRTYTINGLSAEPLEQLRFTCEDENTSVVQYYRKKYKIDLKYVAWPAIQAGNDSKPVYLPMELCSIVAGQRYTKKLNKKQVTNLLKATCQRPRDRENNITQMIREKTNNRDDKESLIRREFGLQVREEMALVKARVLPSPLLKYHDSGREKSVYPQMGQWNMANKKMVNGGRLQVWAFVNFSRVSQDITFEFLWALVDVCNSKGMEFSPQPLLPVQFSHPAQIERVLRDIHKLSDQKGRQLQLLIVILPDQSDSSYGKIKRTCETELGIVSQCLEPQKIKRWNTQYLENLALKINVKVGGRNTVLNDAIYKKMPVVTDRLPTIIFGADVTHPAAGDDSSPSIAAVVASTDWPEVTNYRAIVSAQHHRDEIIEDLYKSHKSEKGLVHGGMIRELLVAFYRQKRLKPSRIIFYRDGVSEGQFSQVLLHEVDAIRRACASLEEGYMPTVTFVVVQKRHHTRLFPADHSNRGQMDRSGNIQPGTVVDTEICHPTEFDFYLNSHAGIQGTSRPAHYHVLFDENRFTADGLQVLTNNLCYTYARCTRSVSIVPPAYYAHLVAFRARHYIEGDSSDGGSTTGGGAQVLRALPEIKENVKEVMFYC, from the exons ATGTCAGGGCGCGGTGGCCGAGGCCGGCATTATTCCGGCGCTCGCTCTAATCCATCGCGGGGCGGAGGCGCCGGGACTCAGACTCCTGCTTATTCTCCACCAGCGGCCTCGTCAAGTTCGGCTCCTCCGGTGGCTTCGCTGAGTAGCGAGATGGAGCAGAAGTTGACACTGGAGACGACGACGGACGTGGCTGTCGTGCCGCCGGCGTCGTCGAAGGCGGTGAGCTTTCCGCAGAGGCCGAATTTCGGGACGGTCGGCAAGAAAATTCAAGTCAGAGCCAATCACTTCCTGGTACAGGTTGCAGACAGAGACGTTCACCATTACAAT GTTACCATAACCCCAGAAGTTGCATCCAAAAAGATCCACAGGGAGGTGATAAACCAACTGGTCTGTTTGTATTCCGAGACGCATTTAGGCAAGAGAATTCCTGCTTATGATGGCATGAAGAGCCTCTATACAGCAGGGCCATTGCCATTTTCCTCCCAGGAGTTTGTTGTCAAATTACTTCCAAATGATGGTCGTGCTGCAGCTGCAGGGTCTTCAACTTCTTCGAAAAG AAAGGATCGAGAGTTTAAGGTGGCTCTCACTTTGGCTAATAAGCCAGACCTTTATCAACTACAACAGTTCTTGTGCAGCCAGCGTGTTGAAACACCTCAAGAGGCAATACAAGTTCTTGATATTGTTCTTAGAGCTACACCATCGGAAAA GTACACTGTTGTTGGGAGGTCATTTTTCTCTACTGAGCTTGGGCCAAAAGGCAGTCTAGGTGAAGGTTTGGAGTACTGGAGAGGTTTTTACCAGAGTCTACGCCCAACCCAGCTAGGACTTTCCCTTAATATTG ATGTGTCAGCGAGATCTTTTTTTGAACCCATTTTGGTGACTGAGTTTCTTGCTAAACATTTTTACCACACTGATCGTTCCAAGCATTTGCCTGATCGTGATTGTATAAAG GTGAAGAAAACCTTGAAGCGGGTCAAGGTAGAAGTTCGTTTAAGGGACTGGACCAAAAACGAAGAAGTTAAGAGAACTTACACAATCAATGGACTATCTGCAGAACCATTGGAACAGTTAAG GTTTACTTGTGAAGATGAGAACACATCAGTTGTGCAATATTATCGTAAGAAGTACAAGATTGATCTCAAATATGTAGCTTGGCCAGCCATTCAAGCTGGCAATGATTCAAAACCCGTATACTTGCCTATGGAG CTTTGCTCAATTGTTGCTGGGCAGAGATACACAAAGAAACTGAATAAAAAACAAGTCACTAACTTACTAAAAGCAACTTGTCAACGTCCTCGGGACAGGGAAAATAATATAACACAG ATGATTAGGGAGAAAACCAACAATAGAGACGATAAAGAATCTCTTATAAGGAGGGAATTTGGATTACAAGTGAGAGAGGAAATGGCATTGGTTAAAGCTCGAGTTTTACCATCTCCACTG CTTAAATACCATGACAGTGGTCGTGAAAAGAGTGTTTATCCCCAGATGGGGCAGTGGAACATGGCAAACAAG AAAATGGTCAATGGAGGTAGATTGCAAGTCTGGGCATTTGTCAATTTCTCCAGAGTATCCCAAGATATTACTTTTGAGTTTCTTTGGGCTTTGGTTGATGTGTGCAACAGTAAGGGGATG GAGTTTTCTCCCCAACCCTTGCTTCCAGTACAGTTTTCTCATCCTGCACAAATTGAGAGGGTACTCAGGGATATTCACAAGTTGTCTGATCAGAAAGGACGACAACTTCAGTTATTGATTGTCATTTTGCCTGATCAAAGTGATTCATCTTATG GGAAGATCAAACGAACCTGTGAAACAGAATTAGGAATTGTGTCTCAGTGCTTAGAGCCCCAGAAAATAAAAAGGTGGAATACACAATATTTGGAAAATCTTGCCCTTAAGATCAATGTGAAG GTTGGTGGACGAAACACTGTTTTAAATGATGCAATTTATAAGAAGATGCCTGTTGTGACCGATCGCTTGCCCACAATTATATTTGGAGCAGATGTTACTCATCCAGCAGCCGGGGATGACAGTAGCCCATCAATAGCAGCA GTCGTTGCCTCAACGGATTGGCCAGAGGTCACAAACTACAGAGCAATTGTTTCGGCGCAGCATCACCGCGATGAAATAATCGAAGATCTCTATAAATCACACAAATCTGAGAAGGGTTTGGTTCATGGAGGAATGATAAG GGAACTTCTCGTTGCCTTCTACAGACAAAAAAGATTAAAGCCGTCGAGAATTATATTCTACAG AGATGGGGTTAGTGAAGGCCAGTTCAGTCAAGTTCTGTTACATGAGGTGGATGCTATAAGAAGG gCCTGTGCCTCTTTGGAGGAAGGATATATGCCAACAGTAACGTTTGTGGTGGTACAGAAAAGGCATCATACTCGCCTTTTCCCTGCTGATCATAGCAATCGTGGTCAGATGGACAGGAGTGGCAATATTCAACCAG GTACTGTTGTTGACACCGAGATTTGCCACCCTACAGAATTTGACTTTTATCTCAACAGTCATGCTGGAATCCAG GGAACGAGCCGTCCAGCACACTACCATGTTTTGTTTGACGAAAACAGATTCACTGCCGATGGTTTGCAAGTTTTAACAAACAATTTATGTTATAC GTACGCAAGGTGCACCCGATCGGTTTCTATAG TGCCACCTGCTTACTATGCTCATCTGGTAGCTTTTCGAGCACGGCATTACATTGAGGGTGACTCATCCGATGGAGGTTCTACAACTGGTGGGGGTGCACAGGTTCTCCGAGCCCTTCCGGAGATCAAAGAAAATGTGAAAGAAGTGATGTTTTATTGCTGA